In the genome of Pseudomonas sp. Teo4, the window TCCTCGGTAGAAATTCACCGACAGCCACCGCCCCTTTTCGCAGTTGGCCAACAACGCCAACCGTTCGGTGATCTTCGGCTGCTCGTAGCAGATACGCCGATACTCATCGTGGTCAATCTCGTCGATACGCTGGCGCTGCACCAGAATCCGCTCGCCACCGCCCGTACAGGCCATGGCGTGCCGGTTGCCATCCTGGCTGTAGAAACGTTCGGCATAGCGGCTGGATATGTTCACCAACGATACTTCGCGGGCCCGGTCGGCAAAGGTGAACACCTGGGGATTGCGGCGCGGCGCATAGGCGAACACCGTGCATTGGGCCAGGGGAATGCCGGTGCCGATAAATTGCAGCAGGTCGCCGGCCAGCTGACGACGATGGTTCTCGCCTACCCGGCTTAGCAAGGTAGCGGCCTGCCCGATGTTCAGGCGATGCTCCGGCTCGACACTGCGCAGTGGCCAGAATTGCATGCAGTTACCTCGCTGGAACGTCGATTACGGGCAATGTGAGCGAGTCTATCAGGCCGCCGAGCGTTTGCCCGACAACGGCAGACGCAAGGCCAGCAGCGCCCCGACCAGCATCAGCGCACCCGCGTAGATGAAACCGGCGGTAAAGCCTTGGGTCAGGTCCTTCAGCCACCCCACCAGTAGCGGGTTAAGGGCTGACCCCAGGTTACCTATTGCGTTGATCAGCGCAATGCCCAGCGCCCGGGCCTCCAGGCTAAGGCACTGGTCCGGCGTGGTCCAGAAAATCGACATTGCCGTGTAGGAGCCGGCCGCAGCCAGGCACACTCCGGTCAACTGCAGTGCAGCACCACCACCCGGCAGCGCCAGCAGCCAGCCAGCCCCGGCCAGCAGCATCGGCAGCACCAGGTGCCAGCGGCGCTCGGCGGTTCGGTCCGAGTGCAGCCCCCACACCACCATCAACACGATGGTCACCACCTGCGGCACTGCGGCGAGCAAGCCAATCGCCTGGTTGCTGCCGGCACTGTGGAAGCTTTTGACGATCAGGGGCGTCCATACGGCGATCATCGCCAGCGTGTTGACCAGGCAGAAATACACCACGCCAAACAGCAGGATGCGTGGTGTGAGCAGTTCCGCCACAACACTGCGGGGCGCTACCAGCGGCTGTGCAGCCCCTGCCCGCTCGGCCTCCAGCTCGGCCAGCAACTGCCCTTGCTCCTGGGCATCGAGCCAGCGGGCCTGACGCGGGCTGTCATCCAGGTAGCTGAACACCACCAACCCGACCAGAACCGACGGCAAGCCCTCAAGCAGGAACAGCCACTGCCACCCCTTCAGGCCCCAGGTGCCATCAAGCCCAAGAATCAGCCCGGACAATGCCGAGCTGAAGCCCGCGGTGAACGGCATGGCGATCATGAACAATGCGTTGGCCCTGGCACGATAGGCACTGGGAAACCACAAGGTGAGATAAAGCAGCACACCGGGTAGAAACCCGGCCTCGGTGATGCCCACCAGCATCCGCAGCAGG includes:
- a CDS encoding LuxR C-terminal-related transcriptional regulator, translated to MQFWPLRSVEPEHRLNIGQAATLLSRVGENHRRQLAGDLLQFIGTGIPLAQCTVFAYAPRRNPQVFTFADRAREVSLVNISSRYAERFYSQDGNRHAMACTGGGERILVQRQRIDEIDHDEYRRICYEQPKITERLALLANCEKGRWLSVNFYRGREHGCFSSRELDFMEAAAPLLIQIVRLHYQAYLQANELPLLLAERLSGLYPELTLRDRELLRLLLTGIDNAEIALSLGVRPSSAATYIKRLYRKLGTGGLRELIGLATQGQWR
- a CDS encoding MFS transporter; the protein is MTHAVAEPAPACAAGSYPAVGRKVARRLIPFLFLCFVLSFLDRINIGFAGLTMMADLQLSSTQFGLATTLFYVAYIACGIPSNLALARVGARRWIGCLMIAWGLASTATLFATGPVSLYLLRMLVGITEAGFLPGVLLYLTLWFPSAYRARANALFMIAMPFTAGFSSALSGLILGLDGTWGLKGWQWLFLLEGLPSVLVGLVVFSYLDDSPRQARWLDAQEQGQLLAELEAERAGAAQPLVAPRSVVAELLTPRILLFGVVYFCLVNTLAMIAVWTPLIVKSFHSAGSNQAIGLLAAVPQVVTIVLMVVWGLHSDRTAERRWHLVLPMLLAGAGWLLALPGGGAALQLTGVCLAAAGSYTAMSIFWTTPDQCLSLEARALGIALINAIGNLGSALNPLLVGWLKDLTQGFTAGFIYAGALMLVGALLALRLPLSGKRSAA